The Treponema sp. Marseille-Q3903 genomic interval TTTTCGGAAAGGTCAGGATACATCGAACAGCCTTGAACATTTAATTTAGCCATCAGAGTGTCAGGCTTTGCATCAAAACCGCCGTGCACAATTCCGGAATTTGCTTTAGAAGTTCCGGTTGAAACGTCATCAGATTTTTCTATCATGCAGATGTTCAACTTATATTTTGATAGTTCTCGGGCAATACAAGCGCCTGTGATTCCGGCGCCGATTATCGCTACATCATATATCATTTTTGCAAATTCTCCCAATTCTTTGCACGCTCTACAGCTTTTTTCCAACCTCTGTAAAGTTCATCACGGCGCGCAGCCGTCATTTTAGGTTTAAACAACCGCTCGGTCTCTCTTCGGCAAAGTATATCTTCTTTGCTTTTCCAAAATCCGGTCGCAAGTCCTGCCAAAAACGCAGCTCCAAGTGCAGTTGTCTCTACGTTTTTTGGTCTACAAACATCCGTATTTAAAATATCAGCTTGAAACTGCATCATGATGTCGCTGACGCTTGCACCGCCGTCAACATTCAATGTATTAATCTGAGTTCCAGAGTCTAAAACCATAGTGTCAAGAACATCTCGAACTTCGTACGCAATTCCTTCAAGAGCGGCTCTACAGATATGCGCTTTTTTTACACCGCGCGTAAGCCCGACGATAGTCCCTCTTGCATACATATCCCAATAAGGCGTTCCAAGCCCGACAAAGGCAGGAACAAGGTAACACCCGTTTGAATCCGGGACAGATTCTGCAAGTTTATCGATTTCAGGCGCTGATGAAATGAGCTGAACTTCATCTCGAAGCCATTTTATCACAGCACCACCTATGAAGACACTTCCTTCCAATGCGTATTCAATTTTGCCGTTCATTCCAAGCGCAATTGTCGTAAGAAGATGTTTAGAAGCTACAGGTTTGTCGCCTGTGTTCATGAGCATAAAACAGCCTGTACCGTAAGTGTTTTTTGCATCGCCCTTATTAAAACAGCCTTGCCCAAAGAGAGCTGACTGCTGGTCTCCAATTGCAGATGCGATAGGAACTGAAAATCCACATATTTCGGGGTCTGTATTGCAGTAAATTTTAGAAGAGTCGCAAACTTTAGGAAGGAGGCAGCGCGGAATATTCAAAAGCTTCAAAAGCTCGTCATCCCAATCGAGGGTGTAAATATTAAAAAGCATTGTCCGGCTTGCGTTCGTATAGTCTGTGACATGGGCTTTGCCGCCGCTCAACTTCCATATCAGCCATGTGTCTATTGTACCGGCGAGAAGTTCACCGCGTTCAGCCCTTTCTCGAACTGATGGAATATTGTCGAGTATCCATTTTATTTTTGTGCCGGAAAAATATGCATCTATCAAAAGTCCCGTTTTTTGACGAACCATATCAGTGTAGCCTTGACTTATCAATTGCTCACAGTAGTCTGATGTACGCCTGCACTGCCATACTATAGCATTGTAAACAGCTCGTCCTGTTTTCTTATCCCAGATTACGACTGTTTCTCTCTGATTCGTGATTCCAATCGCAGCGATTTCTTCATGTCTAATTTCATTTTCGATTATGAGGCTTTGCAAAGTTTTTAGCTGACTTTTGATGATAACTTCAGGGTCGTGTTCTACCCAGCCTGGATGAGGATAAATCTGTTCGAATTCACGTTGCTTAGACCCAAGCGGTTTTTCATCTTTGTCATAAAGAACAGCTCTGCACGAAGTTGTCCCTTCATCGAGCGAAATAATATACTTTTTAGACATAAAATATCCCCTAACGTTTTAGAATGAGAGTAGAACTATCAACAGTCTAACACGCTTCGGGGATTTTGCAAGAAAAATTAAATCATCTTTTCACAAGCTTTACTCTTCGCTTTCATCATGAGCAATTGTTTCTTCTTTTTCAGCTGAGTGCAAGTAATCGCAGTCAGGGTTGATGCACGATTTATATGCACCATTTTTTTTGTCATATTTTTCAACAAGGAACCAACCGCACTTTGGACAATATTGGTCTATCGGTTTGAAATGTGAAATAAATGTACAAGTCGGATAATTTGTGCAGCCGTAGAATGATTTTCCGCGTCCTTTTGTCTTGCGTTCAACAATTTCACCGTTACAACCTTTGCATGGACATTTAGCAAGCGGAATCGATTTTGTATTGTGGCATTCCGGGAATCCTGAGCATGCAAGGAAAAATCCAAAACGTCCGAGTTTTTTTATCATCGGTTTTCCGCACAGCTCGCAAACTTTGTCAGTTTTCTCATCTAAAAATCCTTTGATGCTTTCCTGGTGTTCCATGACATCGTCAACACGATTTTTAAAAGGCTCGTAAAATTCTTTGATGATGTTATTCCAGACAAGTTGACCTTCTTCAACTTTATCAAGATCGTTTTCAACTTGTGCCGTAAATTCTTCGTTGATGACAGATGGAAAACTTTCTACTAGAATCTTGTTTATCATTTTTCCAAGCTGAGTTGGGACGAGCTGTTTGTTTGAGCGAGTTACATAATAACGGTCGAGCAAAACAGAAATAATCGTAGCATAAGTTGACGGACGACCTATTCCTTTTTCTTCAAGCATTCTTACAATCGAAGCATCAGTATATCGTGCAGGTCCTTGTGTAAAATGCTGCTCAGGATGAAAATTATCTACATTGAGTTCTTCGCCTTCTTTGACAGCTGGAAGTGAACTTGATTTTTCTTCTTTTGACGAAAGGACTTTTATTACATGGTAGAAACCTTTTTCAGAAATCTTGCTTGAAGCAACACGGAACAAAGCATCTCCCGCTTCAATTTCGAGCGACGTAGTCAGCATTTTTGCGTTGTTCATCTGAGAAGAGATAAAACGTTCCCAAATAATCGAGTAAAGGCGGAATTGGTCGTGGTTTAAATATTCTTTGATAGATTCCGGCGTGTAACTTGCGTAAGTCGGGCGAATACCTTCGTGAGCATCTTGTGCAGCTTTTCCTACAGAATAGTGGATTGCCTCATTCGGTAAATCACCGGGATAATTTTTTGAAATCCAGTCGCGGACATCAGCTAACGCAGTTTCTGAAATACGAACGGAATCTGTACGCATATAAGTGATAAGTCCGACGTGATTTGCACCAATCTGAATACCTTCATAAAGCTGCTGTGCAATCTGCATTGTCTTGCGCGAAGTAAAACCGAGCCTGTTCGCAGCAGCCTGCTGAAGTTTTGAAGTTGTAAAAGGCGGTTTTGGACGAACTGTTTTTTCAGTTTTTTTGATTGAAGTAACTTTGCAAGGAGAATTTTTTATCTTCTCCACAATTTCTTTTACATCATCTTCTGATTTAAGTTCAGGCGCCTCTCCTTTATATTTTACAAGCTGAGCCGTAAAAGAGGATTTTCCTTTTGTAAAATCTGCGTCGAGTGACCAATATTCTTCCGGCAGAAAATTTTCGACTTCCTGCTCACGTTCACATATCAGCCTCAAGGCAACAGACTGTACGCGCCCTGCCGAAAGTCCGTTTTTAACTTTTACCCAAAGCAGCGGACTCAAATTATAACCTACAAGGCGGTCAAGAACCCTTCTGGCTTTTTGCGCATTGACTTTAGATTCAACAATTTCGCCGGGATGCTTTACGGCTTCTGTGATTGCCGCAGGAGTTATTTCATTGAATACTATTCTGCTTATAGGTGCAGAAGTTTTTTCTTTCAGAGCGTTGTTCAAATGCCATGCAATTGCCTCTCCTTCACGGTCGTTATCCGATGCAAGAAGGACAGCGTCTGACTTTTTCGCTTCCTTTTGTAATTCCTTCAAAAGTTTTGCTTTTCCACGAACTGTGATGTATTCAGGCTGGAATCCGTTCTCTATATCTATAGCCATTCGAGATTTCGGCAAATCTATAAGGTGACCTACAGAGGCGAGAACTACATAGCCCGGTCCAAGATATTTTTCAATTGTGTGAGCTTTTGTCGGAGACTCTACGATCACAAGAATCTGAGACTTTTTTTCTTTAGCCTTCTTAACATTTTTCTTTACTGCCATTTATTTTTCCTCAAAAAAACTTTGCTGTATATATTCGACAATCTGATTATTCCGTTTCCCGGGTATTTCTGTCAACGCTTTACAATAATCTTTATAGTCTTCAACAACAAAAGCACCTGACAAAAGATATTTTTCCGGCGTGTTTCCCATTTTATACTTGCTGACTTTTCCTTCACAAAATTTTTTTTCAAGCTCCTCTTTAGAAGAAACCGCAATTTGTTTTGCAAAATCACAAAAAGTCGACTTATGAAACATCACATCACGATTGTAATCTGTTGCAAAATCAGCAGTAATGAGCGCTCCGCTCCCGGCGGGAGCTTCAACAACGACAGTGGCTGGAGAAAGCCCCGCTATAAGCCTGTTGCGTGCGACAAAGTGCCATTTCGCAGTCACGGTGCCAGGTTCATACTCACTTATAAGGCAACCGCCTGTCTGAATTATCTGACCTGCCATTTTCCGATGATTAGCAGGAACAATGTCGTCAATAGCGCTCGGCAAAACTGCGATCGTGTGTCCAATCTGACCGCAATCATCGTCGTTTGCATCCGCATCAAAATATGCATCGATTGCCCCCTGATGTGCCCAGCCGTCCGCTCCATTTGCAAGTCCGCTTACAACGTTGCATCCGTCTTTGACGGCATCGTATGCAAAATCGTGCGCAGATTTTTTCCCGGTTGGTGAAAGCCGTCTTGTTCCAACAACAGAAACGCTGCGTTCAGTAAGGATATCTATATCTCCTCGGCAAAACAAAAGGAATGGAGGATCTTCAATCTGTCTTAGCAATTCCGGATATTTTTCATCAGAGTGATCGACAACTTTTATGCCCATCGTTTTACAGCGAAAGGCTGCGAGCTGTGCTTCATGCAGATTTTTTTCACCGTTCCAACAGACAGTTTTCTTTTGACTATTGCCCGTAGCTTGAAATATTTCTTCTATAGACATTAATGCAAGGGCGCGAGGGCTGTCAAGTTTTTTTTGTAAAATTTTCTTATCATCAAACGAAAGAAAAGTGATTCGTCCTAACGACAAGTTCAAAAGAAGCTTTTCGCTGTCGAGTTTTTCTTGTAAATTAGTTTTGGTAAGCTGCATCGAGTACTGTTTTTTTATTCTCCTCTGCGGTTGCTTTTGTCTTTGCAGATTTTGTCGTAGCGATAATCTTGTCATACATATCAGCTGCTTTATCGAATTCGTAGTTTGAATAGTATGCGCGTGCTAAAACAAACATCGCATCAAGATTTTTAGTATCAATTGTCAGTGCTTTTTCAAGATAAGGGATTGCCTTTTGCGGTTCTTCAAGTTCAAATACATAAAGTACACCAAGTCCGTATAATGCGCGAACGTACCTTTCTTCAATCGTGATTGCGCGTAAATACGCTGATTCGGCAAGTTTCAGATAATTATATCTTTGTTCGGTCGAGCCTGTTCCGCCAAAATCTAGCGCTGTGTGCGACATGTAGCCTGCACAAACTCCTACATAATAATAAAGATTTTGGTTATCAGGATAATATTTCAGAGCTTCCTGAAAGCATTTCAAAGCTTCGCCGTACATTTTTGTATCAAGGTAGCGTGTACCTAGAATTTTATACCATATTCCGATCTGACTCTGGGCAAGCTGAGTATCTGCCACCCTTTTTTGATATTTTTCAATTGCATATTTTAGTTCTTCAACAGTAGTCGGATTGGAAACCCCTTCTTCAATTTTTTGCTGGCGGATAATCGATTTATTTGAAACTCCACAAGAACACAAAGCGATCGCTAAAAAAGTTCCGCCGATAATTGAACATAATTTTCTCTTCATTTCCAAGCCTCCTGCTGATTGTAAAAAAAACTGTCCACCCGCCTGTCTAGCATAAGGTGTTTTTGGACGTTTTTGCATATTCATTTTTTTATTTTAAAAAGGAAAACCTTTTTTGTCGTTTTTTTTATCATCTTTTTGTCGCTTTTTGTCGTCTTTTTAGCTTTTTACTTAAAATATTTTCCATGGGCACTTTCGAGCTGGTTATCAGTTACATGAGTGTATATCGTAGTTGTACTCAAATCGCTGTGACCAAGCAGTTCCTGTACCGAACGAAGATCTGCTCCGCCGGAAAGCAGATGCGTTGCAAACGAGTGGCGCAACGTGT includes:
- the glpK gene encoding glycerol kinase GlpK, whose amino-acid sequence is MSKKYIISLDEGTTSCRAVLYDKDEKPLGSKQREFEQIYPHPGWVEHDPEVIIKSQLKTLQSLIIENEIRHEEIAAIGITNQRETVVIWDKKTGRAVYNAIVWQCRRTSDYCEQLISQGYTDMVRQKTGLLIDAYFSGTKIKWILDNIPSVRERAERGELLAGTIDTWLIWKLSGGKAHVTDYTNASRTMLFNIYTLDWDDELLKLLNIPRCLLPKVCDSSKIYCNTDPEICGFSVPIASAIGDQQSALFGQGCFNKGDAKNTYGTGCFMLMNTGDKPVASKHLLTTIALGMNGKIEYALEGSVFIGGAVIKWLRDEVQLISSAPEIDKLAESVPDSNGCYLVPAFVGLGTPYWDMYARGTIVGLTRGVKKAHICRAALEGIAYEVRDVLDTMVLDSGTQINTLNVDGGASVSDIMMQFQADILNTDVCRPKNVETTALGAAFLAGLATGFWKSKEDILCRRETERLFKPKMTAARRDELYRGWKKAVERAKNWENLQK
- the dprA gene encoding DNA-processing protein DprA; this translates as MQLTKTNLQEKLDSEKLLLNLSLGRITFLSFDDKKILQKKLDSPRALALMSIEEIFQATGNSQKKTVCWNGEKNLHEAQLAAFRCKTMGIKVVDHSDEKYPELLRQIEDPPFLLFCRGDIDILTERSVSVVGTRRLSPTGKKSAHDFAYDAVKDGCNVVSGLANGADGWAHQGAIDAYFDADANDDDCGQIGHTIAVLPSAIDDIVPANHRKMAGQIIQTGGCLISEYEPGTVTAKWHFVARNRLIAGLSPATVVVEAPAGSGALITADFATDYNRDVMFHKSTFCDFAKQIAVSSKEELEKKFCEGKVSKYKMGNTPEKYLLSGAFVVEDYKDYCKALTEIPGKRNNQIVEYIQQSFFEEK
- the topA gene encoding type I DNA topoisomerase, with amino-acid sequence MAVKKNVKKAKEKKSQILVIVESPTKAHTIEKYLGPGYVVLASVGHLIDLPKSRMAIDIENGFQPEYITVRGKAKLLKELQKEAKKSDAVLLASDNDREGEAIAWHLNNALKEKTSAPISRIVFNEITPAAITEAVKHPGEIVESKVNAQKARRVLDRLVGYNLSPLLWVKVKNGLSAGRVQSVALRLICEREQEVENFLPEEYWSLDADFTKGKSSFTAQLVKYKGEAPELKSEDDVKEIVEKIKNSPCKVTSIKKTEKTVRPKPPFTTSKLQQAAANRLGFTSRKTMQIAQQLYEGIQIGANHVGLITYMRTDSVRISETALADVRDWISKNYPGDLPNEAIHYSVGKAAQDAHEGIRPTYASYTPESIKEYLNHDQFRLYSIIWERFISSQMNNAKMLTTSLEIEAGDALFRVASSKISEKGFYHVIKVLSSKEEKSSSLPAVKEGEELNVDNFHPEQHFTQGPARYTDASIVRMLEEKGIGRPSTYATIISVLLDRYYVTRSNKQLVPTQLGKMINKILVESFPSVINEEFTAQVENDLDKVEEGQLVWNNIIKEFYEPFKNRVDDVMEHQESIKGFLDEKTDKVCELCGKPMIKKLGRFGFFLACSGFPECHNTKSIPLAKCPCKGCNGEIVERKTKGRGKSFYGCTNYPTCTFISHFKPIDQYCPKCGWFLVEKYDKKNGAYKSCINPDCDYLHSAEKEETIAHDESEE
- a CDS encoding tetratricopeptide repeat protein; translated protein: MKRKLCSIIGGTFLAIALCSCGVSNKSIIRQQKIEEGVSNPTTVEELKYAIEKYQKRVADTQLAQSQIGIWYKILGTRYLDTKMYGEALKCFQEALKYYPDNQNLYYYVGVCAGYMSHTALDFGGTGSTEQRYNYLKLAESAYLRAITIEERYVRALYGLGVLYVFELEEPQKAIPYLEKALTIDTKNLDAMFVLARAYYSNYEFDKAADMYDKIIATTKSAKTKATAEENKKTVLDAAYQN